In the Populus trichocarpa isolate Nisqually-1 chromosome 1, P.trichocarpa_v4.1, whole genome shotgun sequence genome, GTTATGGTGCCCAACCCGAGAAACCTTCTTTGGTGGAATTTCGACCTCTTATAGAGGTCATTTATACTAATAGAGATAGAGAATTTATGACTTTCATATTGAGATATAATCCTTTATCTATAGATAATCATGactaaaatatagatatttttgcCATAATGTCTAAATTTTCATgggatatataataataaagaggAGGTAGTCTGTCTCATTAGTTGACCAATATGTCAATAACTTTTCATGTGAGTATGGAGCTCttgatcttattattattattatttaccattactaatgtaattttttttaagaattttcaaaatatgtACTAACTCTTAGAAGATGGGAAGGAGAACAAGAGCACATAACAAATCATTGATGCTAACTCATCAAAAAATCGTAacctgtaagaaaaaaacaagctcATATAGAGGAGAGTCTTTGTGAACTATAGTCTACCTATCACTCCTTACATACAGAAAGAGATACTTTCTAGACAAAGCTCACATCTCTTCATGCTGCCATTGTAGAGTCCAAACGAGAAGTGGCTAGTTGTAAGAAAAGACATGAggagcttgaaaaaaaaatactttttgatgCTTATAGTGCACTAGCTAGTCTGCAGTATGAACCAACTGAGGAATAGGGTGAGCTAGCTCAGTTACAGGTAAAATGTTCATGTTTACAAGGCCCAATAGAGAATCCATCTGACTTTAGGgcctgtttgagagtgtgattgacgttacttttcaaagtgcttttcgtgctgaaatgcatcaaaatgatgtttttttttgtttttttaaattatttttgagatcagcgcatcaaaacgatccaaaacataaaaaaaaattttaatttttagcaaaacagaaattcaattttttgaaaacgcGGGTTAGCCCGCATTTCTAAATGGGCTCTAATACTTCTTATAACAACAGTTTTGCACTAAAAACAATAGTGGAGGAGAAATTGGTTGATATGATGGGAGAGCTTCATTTCTACAATAGCCTCAAAACATTGATGTATACTTCTCCAATTTATTTCATGGAAATGTGCCTTGTTTTAATGAGAGATCGTGTGACCTCTAAAGGTCAATACTTGTCTGATGAGCTAAACCAAAAATACAAGACTACAAGTAGTAtctgtattttatttgatgtattTAGAGTTGTATTTCTATTATGTAATGTTGTTGTATTTATTGTGTAGTATTGTGGGGTGATTGTTTCAGTGATCAATAAAAGGAAGTGGAATTTATTATTTGACTAtctatttttatagtataaacTAAATGTAAATTGGAGACTAGTAATTTCAAGAGAAAACAACTATAGGATccaaattgatgaaaaaaaggtctaacttgaagaaaatttaaagttgGGGTTAAAATGGCCAAGATTAGGTATAACTTGATTTGTACCAAACTACAAATGTAGCTCAGTCTGACCGAACTGAGCAATAAATGTAGTATGATTTGACCGAGCTATTGTTTATCTTGGTCTGACCTAGGCTACTTAGAGGAATTTTTTAACTTGTAGAAAAATTAATCTTGTGGAAAAATAATCGATTTTCCAACATTGCTCTTTTGGTTTTAAAGCTTTGTTTACTCTGTAAATTTCCTCCTAATCTAGAGTTTAGGATCATTCCTTGTAGAAGAATAATTAAGTACAATTTCCTTGATTCATTAGACCTTGTTTAGAAGTGCCCTTAAACAAGATAGTTTTGTTGGAATCCTATGAGACTTGTTGAAGAAAGCCATGTTCCACTAAGTGAGAAGCAATAAAACTTTAAGAgtaaataattgattattaacaacaacataacttaattaatttcaaagtgCTCTAAcaagtaaattaatttatttgattttgttttaatttatataaagatatattatatgatTAGCATGTATATCATAACCTTGTTTTGATATCAATTGGAAGTTTGATATATGCTTAATGTGCATTGTTAgaatctttatatataatttttttttgttactattCCAAATTGTTATattctaattatattatatttttataaactaaatatattttcctcacttgtataattttatttgtgaatATTGGACAACATTTCCCTCCAAACCTAATAGGATGCACCGGATCCCAAGCAAAAATCAATAGAGTacgttaaaaagaaagaaagaaagaacagaaaTGTTCCAATTAGCTTGAAAGCCTTCAGCATTATTCAcattatgaatatatataattataaattataaatatatacaagagattaatttcaaaattttgtgCGTGAATGGGCACAAGGCACAAATTAAACAGACCTAGCTACAACAACATGtaagcaaatatatataattataaatgttCCAATTAGCTTGAAAGCCTTTAGCATTATTCACATTATGAATATATACAAgagattaatttcaaaattttgtgCGTGAATGGGCACAAGGCACAAATTAAACAGACCTAGCTACAACAACATGTAAGCAAATATAATATAACGATTTTAATTAAACTGAACTAATCATGAAAAGCTACACCGAATGGTGAGCTAATTTCTCACCAGCTAGCTAGAAGTTACAACTTAAGCTCTAGCTGCTTTGATGATTGGCCTTCGTTTAGGGCAAGCAACGAGTTACTGTCTTCTTTGGGTCTTGACGAACTAGGAAGATCATGAGTTGGGTTGTGTGTTTGATACGGTGCTCTTGCTGTAACCctgaaaaataaccaaataagaTTTAGATTCGATAACTAGCATTTAATCATTTATAAAGTAATTGATGTTGTAGtaacgattgtttttcaaaatgtttttacttgaaaatatattaaaataattttttttatttttaattttaacattttagtACCTTTCTTTCCTCTTGGAGAAGAACCGATGAAGTGATGCTCTTGTAGCATGTGGCACatctgtaagaaaaaaatgaaaaggagggTTATTGCAAGGATATAAATTCACTAATTAAAGCTTAAAAACTATTAACAACTTAATCTATTAGAACGATATTTACATTAGAAAACAATTGTTTACCTGAACCGTTAGGCGCTTCAGATTGTAAATGCAGTCTTTGTTGGGCATTATTGGAATCAAGAGCAGCAACAGAATTGGCGGAGTTAACTTTTATTATTGAAGGATCAGAGGGAAACCCATTAGGACTGATAGAGCTTCCCTTGGTGGCCAAAGCCATGATCTCCTCGGCCTTACCAGCCGGAATGTCATTAAACACAGTCAGTTTTCCAGCGTAAAATATAGTCATTTGGGTAGGTCCAGGATCCATTGTAGATGATTTCCTAATGTCATAAAAACAGCATAAAAATCTAGCacatgaaaagaataataaaatcgGGAACCAGAGTTTTCTATACATATGAATGCATGCATGTTGATACCTCAAGTGATTATCAGCCTTGTTGATGGCGTCTTCTGTGTAATTTGAAGGACTGAAACCCACAAACTGAGGAAAGAAATCCATGGATTTCATCATGTTTGAAGATGCCACAGGCTTTTGTCTGAAAGTGATATGTTCAGATGAATTTTCCATGTTGGTGAGTAGATTCAATGTTGTTGCTGGCAAATCAGATGTCTCAGGAcctaaaaacaacatcaaacagaaaaaagataagaaacatacacacacacacacgtctCTGTATAAATCTGcgtttgaaagaaaaagaaaaaaaagaaagaattttaaGGGTACCTTTAACTTCAGGAGCCTTTCCATTGATTCCAAGGCTGATGTCTCCAAAGCTCCCTTTCTCCTTCAAGTACTGGCTCAAAAGATTGCATTTTTTAGCAAAGCTCGATATCTGGTCAGGTGACTTGCAGGAATTCTGTGCTAAATTCGCCATGGATGATGAGAATATCCAACAGATGGGATGTTGTTAAGGGAAACAATTCCTGTATCTGGTGGAGGGGGTCGAGCAGGAGGAATATAAGGAGGGCGTTAGGTTCACGAGCATGTTCTTTGAACCTGATTAGCCATGAGTTGTCATTGTTCTACtatctttgaattttaaacGGGTCcattgttcttttgtttttcaagcaCGTTTTTCAGCACGAGAAAAAGAAGGTTGAGGATAAGAACGGGTCAAGAAAACGAAAGCAGACGCCAGGAGTACTTCCCCGAGTTACTCGTGGTTTTACAGAATTTACGATAATGGCCTCCCATGTTATTAGATGTACGTGTCCAGTTACCCCGTGCTGcatcaaaagttttttaattacatgattGAGAAGGGaggttgtattttaaaatatttttcatgttaaaatatattaaaataatattttttttattttttaaaattaattttaaaattagagcatcaaaacaattcaaaacatataaaaaaagtaatttttaacaaaaaaaattttgaaactttttaaaaatacggaTTGACCCGTATTTCCAAAcgttttttaacttaaaaatagaagatgcagatgttatcaatatttttttttttcatctgtaaaaattttaattataaattaaaaagttaacatgtatatttaataaaataaattatgaatcatatcatcaataaaattttaaacacactaaaaaataagtcataaaactaaaagacaaatgcatattaaaatatataatctggagcttttcaaatttttttatttaataatatggttatataataaaatcttgtttggtaagaaaaataattcaaattccatacacacaaaataattttatattttcttaacaaaaaaaaatatagttttttgagCTTTGttgtttattcaataaaaataaaagcagttagaataaatataaaaaataaataaataattttaaataaagattaaaaggtatctcattaattaaaactcatttatcatattaatgCAACctttttctatgtatttttattgggataattgatttttaaataataccTCATCAAAGccataatttaaaacaattatgttttgatatttttgatgcaagtacattaaaaaaaaagaataataaattgtcTCCGTTGCCATAGAAAAtgttttggaatatttttttaactgattatgcaataataaaacaaactcacaaaaacaaaaaaaacttatgaaggaaaatatattttttttgaaaaaaaaccatatttttcggttcatgtaattttttattttgtaaaaaaaagttgttttttataagctACATGGttcattgaattaaatataaaaaaatcttaaaaaattatttataaaaactataatgatttgaactttattttctaagaaaattcAAGACCACGAACTTAAAAAAAGTCTGCATGGTAGTTtcacatataataattaatgaaatgattgctaacattataaaataatacaacaatattatttgaaaataaatcctACGCTaagtgatatttaattaaataatgtcttgagtataattttaattattttattataacaaatttcaactgtatcattttatttcaaacaaattaatttgctggtgtaattattatttttattaatctattttttaaatatatatatatacacacacacacacacacacatacatagtTTTTTAGTACTAGgtgttttatttgataaaaaccaaaagaaatgaacataaatataaaagaaaattggatgctttgaaataagaaaaaaaaaagcatatgtttaattaaaacccttttcatcttattaaagtgcttgagtttttttttttggaatcttTGTCactagaatatatatttttataaacaaagcttatcaaaattataaaatcaagttttaatgaaataaagttttgataattttaacgtaaatgtattttaaaatataagaatacgAAATTGCTTGCGTGATGtctacttttttaatttaatctaatacatgataagaaaaatacatatggagaaaagccaacaaaaacaattaagagaaaaacaaaaaacaaatcttgaagGAATGTACAAAAACAACATtagctaatattataaaaaaaatgcaacaatttaatttagaaaCCAAATAAGAATAGaaagatatttaataaaatatttttaatttttttaatttaataaattttattaaaataagagaaattaaacaataaaaacttaaCACAAAAATACAAGTGTTCGGATGGGTGACTTAGCACACACAACACATAACAAAAGAGGTCAGATACATGTGGGCTTGCAAAGTTAGGTCTACgtatttgatcattttttttaagtggacAGGCTATGCAtcatccatttaaaaaaaaaaaaaaaacagataacaCATTATATGCATTGACAAATGATTCGTCGTCTGTTA is a window encoding:
- the LOC18094704 gene encoding protein TIFY 10A — its product is MANLAQNSCKSPDQISSFAKKCNLLSQYLKEKGSFGDISLGINGKAPEVKGPETSDLPATTLNLLTNMENSSEHITFRQKPVASSNMMKSMDFFPQFVGFSPSNYTEDAINKADNHLRKSSTMDPGPTQMTIFYAGKLTVFNDIPAGKAEEIMALATKGSSISPNGFPSDPSIIKVNSANSVAALDSNNAQQRLHLQSEAPNGSDVPHATRASLHRFFSKRKERVTARAPYQTHNPTHDLPSSSRPKEDSNSLLALNEGQSSKQLELKL